The sequence cagcCTAAAAGTCAGTATTGAAATTGCACATCAACTTTTGCCGAGCATCTGGACCGTAAGTGcggctagcccaccttgttgagctgtaaatgaatccgcttttaacatcggtctcatcactggcaacagtgatgagaccgatgttaaaagcggagccatgcTAAAGTGCGGCAAAAAACTCAAGTTgtattatacaaacaaatatagAAGTCATTGTGTGACTAATGGGTCTAATGTTTAAAAGTTCGCAACTTTGACAGAATCTCAAACGAAAAATGACTTATCCAGTGGGACTCCATacttgtttatatttgtttacttctatttctacctccatgcttcttCCTAATTCAACTACAAATTCATTGTGGGCACTCCGGGGGGAAATTCAATCGTTTCCCGCCTTCCAGCAGTGAAAACCCAGTCAAGCCTTTTCATTATATATTCTCGGTCAGATATTAAGTAGCCTGGGCATCCAATGTTTTTCTTCATGGAGTGGCTTGAAGAGATCGACCTTTTGTGGTTTTTGCGGCTGCGTTTTGAAATAACGTACTGCTTTCCAAGGCCTTTTAACAAGCAAGAGAGAGATTTTTCGATATCACCTGCtcagaacaaaaatattcaaaaacttTACAGTAACCTATAGGCCAACCCATGTAAATGAAATTTGCCTCAGCGGCTGCTGTTCGAATCAACTGTGCAGAAAGTTGTAAAAGTCCTTCACTTATTGAAAACAtagcattaattttttttaaccttttttgtgagctccccccccccccccccccaaaaaaaaaaaaaaaaaaaaaattggggaacCGACTGGAGTAAGTTTATGGTAAACTAGTGCAGTCGCTCAGGATGTGTAAGAAATGACCTGCAGGTGGCGCCCCCAGGTCTTCATTTTCCCTTGGAGAGTAGAGTAGAGTCACATTCCGcctgttttttaaattatcaaaaaccCACGCAATAACCAACCGTCTATCACTCTCACAGCTCCATCTTCGGACACGCTGTGACACGGAGAAGAGCAATGGCGGTTCTTTACCCCTGTTTGAATTTTGGAGCTGCCACACTTCTTGTGACTGTAGCATGGGTGTTCTTTGGAAGAAACCTCAGTTTCGGCACGCTGTCAGTTGTCATGTATTTCCCCACACttgttgctttactttttatGGCTGTCAACAATGACGGCGAATTTTGGCAGTTTTTCAGCAGGACAATTGGCGGACATCATTTCTTGCAACCAGATAAAGTAACAGTGAGTCCTTTTgtcgtttattattatttgttgttacaAAAAAGGCTTGACGATTTCATCCAGCAGTAGGGATGTTGAAGGCTTAAAGGTAGTGTacactattattggtaattgtcaaagactagctttcatagttggtgtatctcaattatatgcataaaataactaacctgtgaaaatttaagctcaatcggtcatcaaagttgcgagataataatgaaagaagaaaacacccttgtcacacaaagttgtgtacatttagatggttgatttcgagacctcaagttctaaatctgaggtctctaaatcaaatttgtggaaaactatatctttctcgaaaactatggcatttcagagggagctgtttcgcataatgttttgtaccatcagcctctccccattactcgtcaccaagaaaggttttatgctaaataattattttgagtaattaccaatagtatagtGTAAAAATTACGAGTCTTCAAatgctattttctcaactttgATTGCATTAATTCaccaatattttactttttaaagcaggttttgttttcttaaacagAATTTTAGTGTGGTATCAGCATGTTGGATTGCCATCGCATTCACAATTCTTCTGATCACACTCTGTGCTCTGTTGAGTGTATCAATGGGATGGGGTCACCTAACCAAACAGCAGAAAGATCAAAGGTCATCGGAGGTCAAACAGCTGATGATTCGGCGGAAGATCTGGGGATTTCTGAGAGTAGCTGGTGAGGAGATTGGATGGAGATGCTACTTACTACCATGCCTCATGGAGTCATTTACACCCTCACAGGCTCTCGCCGTCAGGTACGGGGGAAGCTTGGTTTGGCTGTAGTGCAGCACTCTGACCCCTCACAACTTTCCAGTGTACCCCCTCCAAAATGATCCTGAGAATAGCTCCTGCAAAAAGAAGGAGAAACCTGGGCCTGCTTCCCCTTTCCAGTGAAAGGTATTCCCCAATTTAAGGGTTTAATCATACCCTGTGCCTTCCCCTCCACTGGCAGGCATTCCTCCTTACCCCATGTGTACTCCCAGTTAAACAAAACCCCTGCTATGCCACTGAATGTGTACTATAGGCCTCAATTTAAAAGTCAACTGCTCTTTTtaaaaccacggcttgggcatGATGGACTTAGCAAGCATGATATATCTTACTTTACAAAGGctgatttccaatttgtttgccCTTGATCACAAAAACTGTTATTAAATAACCTGAAAAGTCTAAAGCTTGGACCACACCTACACATAGCTAAACCTTCTTCTCAATAAAATGTTTCTACTCCCCGCCCCCCACCCccggaccaaatatcatgcttgGCTTAGGCTTTGTCAGTTATTTAGAATATGGCACTTTTCTCATAGGGGTCCAAACAGACAGACTGAGCCCAAGTCTtatctttgttttttgtcaagAGTCTTCATCTATGGCTACGGTCATTGGCtgcagtcccccccccccccccccatcccttGAAGTATAGACCTTTTTGCATTACAGCAATGATTCTGAATAATATCTGTATTTTCCCAGTGGTGTAATTTGGGGTCTATTCCATGTGCCCATCATGATATTGCTGACCGGCCGAATTAACATTGACCGGCGTTGGACCACAGTGATCATCCAGTGCATCGCGGTTTTCTTGTCTGCTTTCCCACATGGCTGGATAGCCATACGGTCCGGCTATGCGCTCTGGCCATCAGCCGTCATGCACTACTCATGGAATATCTTGAATCCTTTTGGTTAGTCTAGTCaaactattttttatatatttttaggAGGTTAAACAGtgttgtattaataataataatatggtaGTCTTTTTTAGCGCACATATTTACCAAGCAAGGTACTCAAAGACGCTGAGTATACAAACTATTCaaaagatatgttattgcagAGATGAGTTTTATACCCACTTATTTATCCGcttaaaagggtttacaaggtgttacgGCACGctcatacagcagccacagccagaaacACTGGGACGAACCccttcgataagtgcactgggttctttttcatatgttacacaacacatgggaccaacggcttaatgtcccatccaaaaGAAAAGGGCGTgttggtcaagtgtcttgcttaaggacacagttgtcttggctggggattcgaactcacactctgctgatcagaaacaccagagtttgaattcggtgctgtTAACCACTCGGCAACGACACTTCCACTGTAGCTCTCAAGCCTGAGGAATCCTACAAACAATGATTGCTATGTGAACCTGAACTTCTCGTTGAACTTTGGCCTGTGTAACAACTATGAGTTACATGGTAGATGCTGACCCTGAGTCACTCAGAACTAGAAAATCTTTTGAAAAAATGCCATTTCAATCAAGAtggtttaactcatttctcaaaaactacagcacagcAATGaatgttttaagggaagctttctactaccaaaccgtgtaagtttactatcaacctcttacTTGTCATCTTGATTTTGATCTTCACAGTACTTGGGAGTATCTACACCAATACGCCAGGTCTGGTAAAGGGTGATCAATGGCTTGTTAACGGCGAGGGTCTTGCAGGTTGCTTGGTCTCAATACCCGTAGCTGTACTCATTATCATGAATCTCTCAACGTAAAGATAACAGGTAAACCTTTTTAATTCTTGAAAACAACCCAATCTcttcttgtgtttttaaaggcactggaaggGGTCTCccaaaatattcataaaatagcaaatctgtgaaaacttgggacttctttggtcatcaaagttgcaagagaataatgacggAAAGAATTTTTGTCCTTGAGcatttctatgaaattgagccaatGGCTTAGATGCTTGGGGTCAGGTCAAAACAATACAGAACTGTAttggttgcacaaatttgtgtactttcagatgcctaaaaagggcaAGAGTCCACTCGTATTGCTGAGTTCATCACAAGTTTCGGTAGTACAGAAAACAGGAACTTAGAAAGAATCCATGCAACCTTTGGAAATCCAGATCGAGCTAAAACAGAATCAAATGccttgtaaaaagaaaacagtcCACTTGCAaccaacattgatatcactttCTCACTTTATTCAGAAGTACACTGTGAACGACTTTTTAAGGTGCAGTAAACAATAATACATTTAGACTATAAATGTACACTATAAATCGGGAAGATCTCCAAGTTTGTTAAATTGGAGGTTAATGGTTCTGTAATGGAAGAACACAATTGTTGTTCGGTACTGTACTATTTAAAACACGTGAGATTAACATTCAGTCAGTAGTTTATTGCTGGTAGTCTGTATACTTTATCTTATTGCACTGAATGCGTAAAGTACAACAGGTTAAAGGCAGTTGTACAGCGAGAAGCTTTTGCACAACTATTGAAATTACACAGCCAAATTTGATCTTGCTGCAAAGCTTAATCTACATGATAGGAAGCAAAAACATTGTTCGCAAACAgtgcaaaaaaaatagtttgacCAAACAGATTTAGCCTGTTACAATACTCTCTATCTGTGCATTATTGCATTCTTTAGGCCTGTTTTGCAGCTAGAAACATTGATCCTTGTGCACAAATATAGAAAATCACACTTGGCCGTTATAAATGTACATAGGCCAACAGAACATTACGACGGGAACAAAATTAACAATGAACTTAAGGCGTTTTCACAAAACTCAAGCAGATTTAGTTAGCACAGTGATTAACTAGGATCCTTCCTCACGCTAACAAAACCCAACAAcatattggtattactcaagacccactgttggactctgataaTGGAGGTATGCCTGATCCAGTGTAAaaaagcataatcagtttactagtgcaggcCGCACTAGCACAGCACACACGAAAATGTTCCAGGCAAAAATCTGTATCTCTAGTCTGTGCCTATGTTGGTTTTTGGGGGTGTTTTTAAGCCGAATATTATTCATGTGTAAGCGCGACGGATACTTGTATTATCTATTTTTAAGAGGGTGAATTTCTTGGAATTAAAAGCTTCAAAGAGGGGAATGccatacaaaaataatattgcTGCTCAgactatttttttaataataattcttatggaatgtttttttttatttttgttttttttattatttttattaggccctatattgtattttattttaactgtTGAAGAATATGTACACTTCAGggaacaaattgttttttgcttCATGAACATTGATGCAGGGGGGAATACATTGTGTGCAACTAAGCTAATTATTTCTGCAAtctcttaaaaaataaataccatTATAATAAAGGAAATTTGCAATTCTGTGGAACTGTAAAATTTCAGTTGAAACCATCCATTCATTCCATGATTTTATGAAAGCAATATGTGTAGAGTTGTACACGATTCTGGCCTGAAAAGTGTAGATGCTCTTCAAATGGAACGAAAGGGAATATTATTTTGTCTATTGTGAAAGCAGCGCAATTTATCTCCTTGATTTCCTTGTGATGTGAGTTTGAAGGCGTTTCACCGCATCAAAGCTAGTTTCCAATGACTGAATGCAAGCGTTGTGCTAAAACCTTTATTAAATAGCATTTAGCTTTAATTATGTAAACAAATAcaggcattttttttctttactaaaacaaaaatcaaatttaatgcaTAAATATACAATAATCTTCACTTTGCTTTTCAGCAACATATTTAAATATTCAAACACACATTATATTGTGTAATTGTTGGAAGTATTCAAGAATacaatttgatttaaatttaaaactcaaAAGGCTACAAATATTTCTAAAACTGGAGTGCAACATACAAATACTTGCAAAGaagtattaaaacaatattatcattttgaacaatgaacaaattaaaacattttactgTAAGGTTTACTTTGTATTGATATTACAAAATACAGCAATTGGTTTCCAGAATAtgaaaacttaaaaataaagtaCTCTTCAATTATGTAAATGTTTAAACTGATGCTGTACTGTTTAAAGAAGGTCGGGAAAAGTCAATTGTTCGGAAACCTAAAAGCTGTGACCCATGAATTGTTGAcatgattaaacaaaatataaattttagAATTTTCATTGAGTGAATTTGTGCCTAtcgtaacccccccccccccccccttcacaaacagaaaaacaacctACACTTAATCAATGCCCTTTACGATGCTTTATTTAGAGAAGGTTGTATAATTGTTACTTCAGATAAATAATACTGagagctttaaaaaaataataatattgcgTCAAATCAAAAGGGGGATTCCCCTAGGACGACATCAAGCATGACCAAGACTCACTTGAACCCTTGTCATAGGCAGGAGAGCGTTTGCGTTAAAGCGGGTGGAGTTTTCAGGCCAGCTTAAACGAGCATCCCCAAAGAACCCCATCCAGTATTTAGAGTAACATGACTTTAATTGTCTGTTTTACTGGAGAACAattttttcttgttattttcttcttttggtGGCAAGAATATTTGCGTTATTTCCAATCAcctgtaaccttttttttagaTCACCTGTAAAACCCCTATTacggaaacaaaacaaaccaaaagtTAACCAGAATTATGTTGTGACGGAGGCAAATTTAAGACCCACTATCATGGAGCAGCCATTTCGTTTTCCTTCATATGTTTCAAATAACCTGAAACGTGAGACCAGAAGGCCTTCAAAAAAACTGACCTGAAATTACATGGAGGCTTTAgccatggtctctgttgccctgcTGGCCTTGGTTCAACAAATTTCAACAAACTTTTCCAATGGAAGCGCCCATGGCAAAAAGAAAACGGCCCTGCCCTCCGTGAAATACAAGTCTTTGAAATGGCCCACTACTGCTCACAACGTCATGATTTAGGTCCACTTTAACCTGAAATTTACACAGGCAGTGGTGCCAAATGCCTTAGTGCCTCGTAAAATATCTCAACACCAATTGTTATTTTCCTCATACACCTAAGGAACCCTGCCCCTTCTGGGACCTGTTAGCTATTCTTGGTTATTTCTGACAGACAACACCTACCATCTAAACACCTATAAAATAAAAGTCTCTGTTTTTGAAGTAACACCAGTTACAGATTCTAAACGTAAATCTAAACCAAGTTCTTATTATTCCAGATGACAGTTTCAGACACCACTCCATTATATGTTGAGGTTTTTAAGTTGAAATTTATATCTGTTTGCATTGATATGACATCTGGAACAGTTTCAAAGATGTTCACTACAAGTATGTTCAGAGATGAGTCGAGTTAGAAGTCTCTGCGGCCGCTGCCAATGGGATTTAGATTAAAGCCTATAATTTTTAGGCCTTTAATTTGTGAAAGCCAGAAATACTTTAGAAAATGGGATGTACGCAAAATATTTGATGTGCCAAATAcgtcacacacaaaaattatgactatactttaaaaaaaagtttaatttgTTACACCATTGGAAGCCCAGGACTGCATGTTCTGGAAGAGTTGATTTAATTTAAAGCATTCAGAGTTGAGCATTAACGCTTTCATGGAAGCCATCGAGTTGGAAATGTTCTTTGAACACAAAAAATCGCGGATACAAAAATTGGGATGCACAccgtgttaaaaaaacaaaagcttAATTTACTTTTGTAGCGTGCACACAGAGAAGGTTTAGTCTAGCAACTACGGCCTAATCTACGAATATACAAGGCACAGAAAGGTTTAGTTATAAATGCCATATTCCCCTCAAAGAGTTAAAGGGGAATAAATGCATAGAGGTAAACTTGaggcataaaaaaaatcaaaatgtgcAAAACGTGTAAAGTCTTGAATAAGTTctaaacaattactaaacaaataaattgctATTTAAACAACAATATTAAGATTTCTTAAATATATATCCACACTTGGAAGTGCAAAATTCTGTATTCgttaatataatattttaaaaaggcaCATTTTTAGTGTGCAGAGAGTCTATACGGAATAGTCTATGTTTTGGGGCAATTGAAACCAATGTAGTTTGTTTACACCTCTTCATTGTGTAGCAACAGTGAGATAACATTTGTAGAAGTTTATTCTCAGGGACCAAAGAGTGTTCCCTGTGGAACAAGAGCTCTGCTGAGCAAGTTTGTCGAAAGAACAGCCCTGCTTTATAACAGGAACTTACTCGTTTTATGTGCTAACCAGCAAAAGTGTAGGGAAGCTAAGTGCTTCTCGACAGAACATGTTTCATGTGCTAACCAGCCAAAGTGTAGGGAAGCTAAGTGCTTATCGACAGAACATGCTTAAAGGCAAACTTGTCTGCTTAGCATTTTTGTTGCCAGGGATCCCTTTGAATTTGACGGTCTGATGTATTTACAGTGTAAACTTAAATTACATccaaattgtgttttgtatctGCTCAGTGTCAAACCTGTATAGTTTTGAGTCGTATTACCAAACATAGACAAAACTTGCGTAGCATTTTCAAGGTACTTCAAAAAATGTCAATCACTGCTTTCCTGTGTGGTGTTTAATTTTACACAGAGAGCAGATTCCAACCACCCATGTTTTCTTATGCTGAATTTTGTATTCCCAATGTTAACTGTTTAGGTCATGAAGAGTTCCATCTTGCCAGTGTAGTGGCGTTGCTTCTCCTGGAGAGCTTTGATGGCCAACTCCTGAGAGTAGAAAGGTACCAAGACGTCCCCGTTATACTGCATCTGCACATTCTCTGCAGGGACCTGAACATCAAGAAGCGGAAAGAGAAAACTATGAGCTTATAATGTGATGGTGAGTCAAATCATATTGGGTGAAAGTACACAATAACACCATGAGAATCAAGAAGAAATGGCGACACTAAATCAGAGAGTACGTGTTTCTCAAGATGATCCATGCCCGGTGCTAATGCAAAAACTACtgcagaacaaaataaatatttgctaAAATAAGTACCAGTTATCATTGTACGGTATGCCATGTTGGTTGGTTTGGATCTTTTGCTGGTATCTGTGTGAAGCTAGAACTTTCTAAGCAGCTTTTTGatatcagggcctaatttcatagggctgctaagcacacaaatttgcttagcatgaaacttgtGCCTTCATAAAAaaaggatttccaaccaaatgtccatgtggttttcaggataagcaaacaacagctgaattcCAGTGACAGGCAATatgcatcaaatggaaattttgttggtaatcctgtttttatcaaggaagaaatttaatgctgagcaaattttagtgctttagcagctctatgaagttgggcctaGGTACTTTTTGGAGGAAAGAGTATCAGTGTACAATGGCCTAGGTTGTAGGCCCTACTACTGAAATAATATGTTGTGGTAGTGTATTATATCTCCCTAGGTATATAATTGAAATAAGGCCTTGCctatattatttgtaaatattatgtaTTTACTACAAGATGAACTGTTTAAGCATTTAAAATGACTAGCCTCTAAAGTTTAATCCAAAACTAAACCTATTTTGCCTCTAACAACAAAGGTTTAAGACATTGCCCAATTGATTATTGATATGTTTTGGGTTTGCAGTGTTTAACACAAACATT comes from Asterias amurensis chromosome 3, ASM3211899v1 and encodes:
- the LOC139935275 gene encoding uncharacterized protein gives rise to the protein MAVLYPCLNFGAATLLVTVAWVFFGRNLSFGTLSVVMYFPTLVALLFMAVNNDGEFWQFFSRTIGGHHFLQPDKVTNFSVVSACWIAIAFTILLITLCALLSVSMGWGHLTKQQKDQRSSEVKQLMIRRKIWGFLRVAGEEIGWRCYLLPCLMESFTPSQALAVSGVIWGLFHVPIMILLTGRINIDRRWTTVIIQCIAVFLSAFPHGWIAIRSGYALWPSAVMHYSWNILNPFVLGSIYTNTPGLVKGDQWLVNGEGLAGCLVSIPVAVLIIMNLST